One window of the Penaeus monodon isolate SGIC_2016 chromosome 1, NSTDA_Pmon_1, whole genome shotgun sequence genome contains the following:
- the LOC119591897 gene encoding E3 ubiquitin-protein ligase TRIM9-like, which yields MEEEIRCPVCANIFTEPVLLPCLHALCLKCACSLQRSVQALLAEPVGGQQAGPPGHDPDPPDGGADSDKASVYSETDSGVVVASRPTSYVSSPETTVNNEGGDSQPAAGQQQGVRCPVCHKVSALGPGAAADLPRYTAMSRIIARQRGDPSLGEASTSTSAPTGTPATLPPCQLCEGPPRAATTECQQCQVLYCGPCLTSCHPPRGPLATHTLGSVAPLGGSIPGAGEVCAAHGERPSLYCLVCRWSGCRECGPGHSQHDLQPLDNLAKTHKVSVATLNIHTSPAFASFHHKCVHCTRRTKCPPNNNFIRFHD from the coding sequence ATGGAGGAGGAAATACGGTGTCCCGTGTGTGCGAATATCTTCACAGAGCCCGTGCTTTTGCCGTGCTTACACGCTTTGTGTCTGAAATGTGCATGTAGTCTTCAGCGAAGTGTCCAGGCCCTTCTTGCTGAGCCAGTAGGAGGCCAGCAGGCCGGGCCGCCTGGCCACGACCCCGATCCGCCTGACGGAGGCGCTGACAGTGACAAAGCCTCGGTGTACAGTGAGACCGACAGCGGTGTGGTTGTGGCATCCCGACCGACGTCCTACGTGAGTAGTCCGGAAACCACCGTCAACAATGAGGGCGGCGACAGCCAGCCCGCCGCAGGACAACAGCAGGGCGTGCGGTGCCCTGTGTGCCACAAAGTGTCCGCGTTGGGCCCAGGGGCGGCCGCCGACCTGCCCCGTTACACTGCCATGTCTCGCATCATAGCCCGCCAGCGAGGAGACCCTTCCCTCGGAGAGGCGTCCACCAGCACCTCCGCGCCTACAGGAACCCCCGCGACTTTACCGCCCTGTCAGCTCTGCGAAGGGCCTCCGCGCGCGGCCACCACGGAGTGCCAGCAGTGCCAGGTGCTGTACTGTGGCCCTTGCCTGACCTCTTGCCACCCTCCCCGGGGGCCCCTCGCTACACACACCCTGGGCTCCGTCGCGCCCCTGGGAGGATCTATCCCGGGGGCAGGGGAAGTCTGTGCCGCCCATGGAGAGCGGCCCTCCCTCTACTGTTTAGTATGTCGGTGGTCAGGCTGCAGGGAGTGCGGCCCGGGCCACTCGCAACACGATCTTCAGCCACTGGACAATCTTGCTAAAACACACAAGGTAAGTGTCGCCACCTTAAATATTCACACAAGTCCTGCATTCGCTTCCTTTCATCATAAGTGCGTGCATTGCACTCGTAGAACCAAGTGCCCACCTAATAACAATTTCATCAGGTTCCATGACTAA